AACTTTGGTATGACGATGGATGAAAGATCCAAACCCATCAAACTAACGGATGATATCTCACCACGTGTCATGCCTTTTCCATTCGAAATGCTCAAGAATCACGGTATATATGTTAAATGTTGTATAGTTGGCCTCTTTGTTGTAGAGTACATGATCAAGAAAAGGTCTGAACTATTGTGTGTTTCTGAAACAGGAAGGACGTTTTTTACATGGCTTGGAACTACACCAACCATCACTATAATGGATCCTGAGCAAATCAAGGAAGTGTTCAACAAAATTTATGATTTCCAGAAGCCACATACGTTCCCTTTGCGTAACGTGGTAGCCAAGGGACTCGCTAAGTATGATGGTGAGAAATGGGCGAAACACCGAAGAATCATCAACCCGGCATTCCACCTTGAGAAAATCAAGGTATACGCTTCTTACAATCATGATCGAATTTAACATGGTATTAGAACCGCTCAATGTTCGTGAGGAAGTGTTAATGAATGAATTAAGTCTCACACTGGTAGTTGGAGACATATTTAACATATATATGTTAGTATCCAATCCAATTATCGTTAATTGATTTTAAGTTCTCGGATTCTTTGCTGAGTATCAGTTTCAGTCTTCTCAGCAGTTTGCTATTCTGTGGAGAGGTCTGTATAGATTTGTACGTGCCTGAAGATGCAATTAAGAGTATTTAGGTTTTTCTTGTATGTGGGAACTGGTTCTCAACATCAACTATCTTTCAGCTGTCCGACCTTTGTCATGAATGCTATATTGACGTATTCAAGCATTGACTTTCTGAACTTTATTGCTAGGGTTTTTATCCTTTTAGTTAAAAAGGATGGAAAAAATCCTCATTATATTGCAGTAGTAGTAGTAGAAAAGGTTTGATTTAATGGAAGTAAGTTTGGTGTTTCAAAAAAAAAAAATGCTGTGTTCATTTGGCTGTCCAACTTGTTCCTTCTGCTTCTATGTGTAGAATATGGTACCTGCGTTCCACCAAAGCTGCAGCGAGGTTGTTGGCAAATGGGAAAAGTTAGTCTTGGATAAAGGATCCTCATGTGAGGTGGACGTGTGGCCAGGGCTTGTGAGCATGACTGCAGATGTGATCTCTCGTACTGCTTTTGGCAGCAGCTACAAAGAAGGACAGATGATATTTGAGCTCCAAGCTGAACTAGCACAGCTAATGATGCTAACGTTTCTGAAAGCTTTCATCCCTGGATATCTGTAATAAAAGAAACCTAAACTTGTCTGCATCTAATGCTTTGGAGATGGGAATCATGTTTTGTTAAATACTCTTTCTTTCTTTTTTGCTATAGTTATCTCCCAACAAAGGATAATAGAAGGATGAAGGCAGCATCCAGAGAAATCCATGTTATACTGAGAGGGATCATTAACAAAAGGTTAAGGGCTAGAGAAGCTGGAGAAGCACCAAGCGACGATTTGCTAGGTATACTTCTTGAATCGAATCTAGGACAAGCTAAAGGAAATGAAATGAGCATTGAAGATGTGATGGAGGAATGTAAGTTGTTCTATTTCGCTGGACAGGAGACAACTTCAGTGCTTCTGGTCTGGACAATGGTTCTGTTAAGTCAACACCAAGAGTGGCAAGCTCGCGCACGGGAAGAAGTGAAGCAAGTTTTTGGAGACAAAGAACCAGACACAGAAGGCTTGAACCAGCTAAAACTTGTAAGTAGAACCAAATAAAAAATGTTAGTACGTTTGTTGTGTTATAATGATTTAACTGAATGCTTCCAACAGATGACGATGATTCTTTATGAGGTCCTTAGGCTATATCCTCCAGCAGCGCAGCTGACCCGAGCCATTCACAAAGAGATGAAGCTAGGCGACCTGATACTACCAGGAGGCGTTCAGATCAATCTACCTATTCTGCTAGTCCAACGCGACATACAGCTATGGGGTAAAGATGCAGCGGAGTTCAAGCCAGAGAGGTTCCAAGACGGTGTCTCAAAGGCAACAAAGGGGCAAGTCTCTTTTTTTCCCTTTGGGTGGGGACCAAGGATCTGCATTGGCCAGAATTTTGCTCTGATGGAGACAAAGATGGCTCTTGCTTTGATTCTGCAGAGATTCTCCTTTGAGCTTTCTCCTTCCTATGTTCATGCTCCTTACACAGTCTTGACACTGCAGCCACAGTCCGGCGCTCATCTTATCCTACACAAGATTAGTTCCACCACCCCATGTGATGGTTTTAAAAAGAGCTTCTTTTATACGTAAGAGTTTAGATTATTTATTGTTCCAATTCGCCGGAAGTGGATAGAACAAGGAAAGGTCGCTAAACAAAATATTAATGTTTCCGGATTATTTATTTTTACGTATTTATAGAACTTCCTAATTGTACCGTCGCCATATTTTGGTTTTTCACCTCCTTGCTTTTGATATTTTTAAATTCCTCCCTTATTTTGTAATATGTGGTACTACAAGTCCACAGATCTTGGTGGAGGGTACTAACGGCAGATTTGTGTCCATGCTGTGAGCCGCTGCAAAATTTCATACATGTGTTTTGAATCAATACATGATATATACTATTTTCACCGACTATTAAAATATAATATTTAGTAATAATAAAATTTGGTATATTTAATTATTTTAACTAACTATAACTTACATCTCACTTAAAAAATTAGGATTTATTCAACTAGACATTAATTTATTCAAATTTTAAATATTTTACATAGACATTAAGTTTATCAATTAACAAAGAGCAAGATGTTAAAATAGAGTTTAACGGTTTTGATAGAAATAAGCATTCATATAAACTCATTTAGTTTAACGGGACCTAAATAGGTTATTCGATCAAAAATATTTATTAAATGTTATCTATTCTATTAAAACAGCAGTATGACCAATTTGGCTATGATGAAGAAGAGCGACTTGCACGGCTTCGAAAATGCTAGATTTTAATTTAAGTTTCTTTTCTTTTTACTGTGAGAAATGTGTACTAGTCCGAATGCCAAGAGCATCTTTATCTCGCTATCTACATGGCTTATCGAATAAAAAAATCTATTCTATTAAACCAGCGGACCAATCAATAAAAGTAGGATCCAACCTATTTTTTTATTTAAAGAGTTATTATCTATTAAGTAAATAATATAATTGTAATCCACTAACCCCATATTTCTTTTTGTAAACGAACCCACTAATTCTATATTTTAGAATTAGTTTTGCGCTTTAAAGGTAACGTGGTTTCTATTTATATTGGATCACAATTTATAAAACCATTTTATTTTGTTAAATAGGATTACAAAGAGAAACACAATTACAAAGAAAAGTATAAATATGATTATAAAGAAAAATATAAATATGAAAATTAAATTTTTTTAAAAAAATGTAAAACAAAAGATATGATCAGAATCTAGTCAATACTATTAAATTAGGAACATGACCTATTGATATAGGTTTAGTCCAAAAAAATAATCCTATAATATATACTTATAAAAATAAACCATAATAATTTCTAACTGTATCTAAATATATATTTTGTGACCATTACTTTAATTCCCTAATAGTAGGAACCCACTAACAATAGCTAATAAGTAAAACTGAACAATAGCTAATAAGTAAAACTGTCGACTGACATTAGTTCCGTAACATACATTTCTTACAAGTCTACAACTCTCTTTTCTCAAAAAAAAAAAAAGTCTACAACTCTCTATAGTATGTAATGCTATATCATCATATTATTATTATTTTCAAAAAAGCATATCATCCTAATATTTATACAGCTAACCCGTAAATTGATTAAACCAAATTGGGTTATGAACTTTAATATAGGCTTTGTTTTTTTTATATCGTTAAGAAACCTGAAAACTATGATATATCTAATAACCTTATGAAATTGGATTACACTATTTAAATTACATATCTTCAGCCACAGAAATATTAATACTTCAAATTATATAGTGGATATGCTTGGTTTAATTTTTTTAAATATAAATTATAATATTGTTAGTGACTATAAATTAAAATATAAAATGAATTTTATGATATTTTTATTTATAATATTTAAATTTTTTAATTTAAAATACATTTAGAAAATATTTTTACATTTATTTATCTACAACCATCCGCAACCGCAGTTGAAACAATTTATAACGTTTTATGATCATTGTAAAAACGCCAACGATGCTATCTTAATAGAACTGTGAAAACGCAGTTGAAGATTTTTTTTATTTATATTGTACAACATAAAGAGGGTAATAACAAATATGATGTATTACTCGGTGATAGAAAATAATATAAAATATTTTTTCATACCAATTAGTTACACAGGTTTCTTGTGGATTTTCTTTTATTATATTTTACAACATATATATACAGTGGACTATCATAAAATTATAATAGATAATTGATAATAAAAATAAACTAATCCAAATCAAACAATTAGTTTTGTTAATAGATTCATAATCTACAAATCATATCATCTTTTTTTTTTTATAAAAACTAAAAATTTAACTTCCTATTTATATTACAAACATATTCTAATAATATAACTAAAAATGATAATTGAAATTAAGTTATGTATTGGTTCAACCAGTGGTTTAACTGGTAGGTCGGATTCTGAGTTTTAGCGGGTTTTATTTAATCTACAAAATCATATCATCTTTCTTTTTATAAAATAAAAAATTTAACTTCCTAATTAGAATACAAAAACATTCTAATAATATAACTATAAAAAAAATTTTAAAGTTATGTATTGATTCAATCACTGGTTTAATTGGTAGCTGGGTTCTAGGTTTTAGCGGGGTTTTGTAGGTTTTACTGTATTATTAAATAATAATTTTTTCTTAAAACTCCAATCGGATTACATAACGGATCACCAGATTTACCGATTCAACCACGGATCTGGATTGGATTTCAAAACGCTGGGTACAAGTGTATAGCTATGCAATATTACAAATTCAATATAATTATCAAAACCTCTTACTAATAATTTTTTTAAAAAATGGTATACACATATATGTTTACAAAAACATAAAAATTAAATTTTAAAAAAAAATTAAAACAAAAAATATACCCGTCTTTTCAAAGGACGGGTTAGAATCTATTCAATACTATTAAATTAGGAACATGTCTAGTTAATAAAAAGGTTATGTTCAATTTAAAAATATAACTGCATCTAAAATATAAATGTATAACATAAAATATAACTGTATCTAAAAAAACACAACCACCTTCCTGTTAAAAAAAAAACATAACCACCTTTCCATGCCCACTTAAACTCCTATTTTATAGGCTAGGTATATGGCAACAAACAACAAATATCGAACTCTAGTATCTAATTATATGGCCAATATACTGACAGAATACTATAACTAATTTAACGAGCGACACATTATGACTATCCTTGAAAGGCTATACTATATAGTTCGTATATATGCATGCAAAAAATATATATGTTAAAATGAGAAATTTGAAAAACAAGCACAATCTATGAAAACTATAACAAACAATGAAGTATATTTTTGGAAGTAATTTAAGATCACTATTTGAGTTGATATTATTATGGAAGTATTATTTATAAAATACATACTTATGAATAGACCAGTTACAGGAAAGTATCTTATGATAGTCAATATGGGATCTCGCCGTCCATCCGTGGATGATGTTCTTCGCTTAATTGTTACTCTAGATGGTGAGGATGACAGTTTTAGTTTAACGGGTTTAAATAGGTTATTCGATTAAAAATATATAGTAAATGTGATTTTACATACAGTTAGTAAGAACATAGTAACCCATTTATATATATATACTAGGATAAGACCTGCGCCT
The DNA window shown above is from Brassica oleracea var. oleracea cultivar TO1000 chromosome C3, BOL, whole genome shotgun sequence and carries:
- the LOC106334974 gene encoding cytochrome P450 72A15-like isoform X1, with amino-acid sequence MEISVALVTVSVAIVVVSWWTWRTLKLVWFRPKMLESYLRRQGLSGTPYTPLVGDLKINFGMTMDERSKPIKLTDDISPRVMPFPFEMLKNHGRTFFTWLGTTPTITIMDPEQIKEVFNKIYDFQKPHTFPLRNVVAKGLAKYDGEKWAKHRRIINPAFHLEKIKNMVPAFHQSCSEVVGKWEKLVLDKGSSCEVDVWPGLVSMTADVISRTAFGSSYKEGQMIFELQAELAQLMMLTFLKAFIPGYLYLPTKDNRRMKAASREIHVILRGIINKRLRAREAGEAPSDDLLGILLESNLGQAKGNEMSIEDVMEECKLFYFAGQETTSVLLVWTMVLLSQHQEWQARAREEVKQVFGDKEPDTEGLNQLKLMTMILYEVLRLYPPAAQLTRAIHKEMKLGDLILPGGVQINLPILLVQRDIQLWGKDAAEFKPERFQDGVSKATKGQVSFFPFGWGPRICIGQNFALMETKMALALILQRFSFELSPSYVHAPYTVLTLQPQSGAHLILHKISSTTPCDGFKKSFFYT
- the LOC106334974 gene encoding cytochrome P450 72A15-like isoform X2 yields the protein MEISVALVTVSVAIVVVSWWTWRTLKLVWFRPKMLESYLRRQGLSGTPYTPLVGDLKINFGMTMDERSKPIKLTDDISPRVMPFPFEMLKNHGRTFFTWLGTTPTITIMDPEQIKEVFNKIYDFQKPHTFPLRNVVAKGLAKYDGEKWAKHRRIINPAFHLEKIKNMVPAFHQSCSEVVGKWEKLVLDKGSSCEVDVWPGLVSMTADVISRTAFGSSYKEGQMIFELQAELAQLMMLTFLKAFIPGYLYLPTKDNRRMKAASREIHVILRGIINKRLRAREAGEAPSDDLLGILLESNLGQAKGNEMSIEDVMEECKLFYFAGQETTSVLLVWTMVLLSQHQEWQARAREEVKQVFGDKEPDTEGLNQLKLMTMILYEVLRLYPPAAQLTRAIHKEMKLGDLILPGGVQINLPILLVQRDIQLWGKDAAEFKPERFQDGVSKATKGQVSLMETKMALALILQRFSFELSPSYVHAPYTVLTLQPQSGAHLILHKISSTTPCDGFKKSFFYT